In Fibrobacter sp. UWB10, a single window of DNA contains:
- a CDS encoding TIGR01212 family radical SAM protein (This family includes YhcC from E. coli K-12, an uncharacterized radical SAM protein.) — translation MHYTPYRDLLLKIFPNYLKVRKLPLNGGMSCPNLDGTKSFSGCSYCNNRSFSPVFDQAKVSIQEQLDKFVPRLREKYPNAGILAYLQPYTNTHAPLEHLRGIIDPIIKHKEIAGLAIGTRPDSLEDDKVAYLAELNRKKPIIVEIGLQTANDLTLAVINRRHTLAEFEDAVKRCQAAGLTVTTHVIVGLPGETMEDFKHTAQVVRDLKLAAVKIHPLHIVAGTVMAQDYANGEIKLLNFEEYCEAVAEMIKIIGFETAIERFSGESPSDMLIAPDWCGERDKIIATVEKLLDSAN, via the coding sequence ATGCATTACACTCCATACCGAGACTTACTGCTGAAAATTTTCCCGAATTACCTGAAGGTGCGCAAACTCCCGCTGAATGGCGGCATGAGTTGCCCGAACCTGGACGGCACCAAGAGTTTTTCGGGTTGTAGCTATTGCAATAACAGGAGTTTCAGTCCGGTATTCGACCAGGCGAAGGTTTCGATTCAGGAACAGCTCGACAAGTTCGTGCCGCGCCTCCGTGAAAAGTACCCGAATGCAGGCATTTTGGCTTACTTGCAGCCGTACACGAATACGCACGCGCCGCTGGAGCACCTACGCGGAATCATCGACCCGATTATCAAGCACAAGGAAATTGCTGGGCTTGCCATAGGCACGCGCCCGGACTCTCTCGAAGACGACAAGGTCGCCTATCTTGCCGAACTTAATCGCAAGAAACCGATTATCGTGGAAATCGGCCTGCAAACCGCAAACGACTTGACGCTTGCCGTCATCAACCGCAGGCATACCCTCGCCGAATTCGAAGATGCCGTCAAACGCTGTCAGGCGGCGGGACTCACTGTTACCACGCACGTGATCGTAGGGCTCCCCGGCGAAACCATGGAAGATTTCAAGCACACCGCCCAAGTGGTGCGCGACTTGAAACTCGCCGCGGTGAAGATTCACCCGCTGCACATCGTGGCGGGCACCGTAATGGCGCAGGACTACGCGAACGGAGAAATCAAACTCCTGAATTTTGAAGAATACTGCGAAGCGGTCGCCGAGATGATCAAGATTATCGGCTTTGAAACCGCCATCGAGAGATTTAGCGGCGAAAGCCCGAGCGACATGCTCATCGCCCCCGACTGGTGCGGCGAAAGGGACAAAATTATCGCTACTGTAGAAAAATTACTCGACAGCGCCAATTAA
- a CDS encoding adenine phosphoribosyltransferase: MKQIEDYIISVPDFPKPGILFRDITGILSDADGLKLTLEAFYKMLENVEFDVVAGLEARGFLFGVSVAEHFHKPFIPIRKKGKLPRETVEVSYDLEYGQATMEIHKDALKPGQRAIIVDDLLATGGTAKAAATLIEKLGGKVELCAFVIELFDLHGREALKGYRVESLTRFPGH; encoded by the coding sequence ATGAAACAGATTGAAGACTACATTATCTCTGTTCCGGATTTTCCGAAGCCGGGGATTCTTTTTCGCGATATCACGGGGATTCTCAGTGACGCCGACGGTCTAAAGCTCACACTCGAAGCTTTCTACAAGATGCTCGAAAATGTCGAATTCGATGTCGTCGCCGGGCTCGAAGCCCGCGGATTCCTATTCGGGGTTTCGGTTGCGGAGCATTTCCACAAGCCATTCATTCCCATACGCAAAAAAGGCAAACTCCCCCGCGAAACCGTCGAGGTCTCTTACGATCTGGAATACGGCCAAGCCACTATGGAAATCCACAAGGACGCCCTCAAGCCCGGACAACGTGCGATTATCGTAGACGACCTGCTTGCAACTGGAGGGACAGCGAAAGCAGCCGCCACGCTCATTGAAAAATTAGGCGGCAAGGTGGAGCTCTGCGCCTTTGTGATTGAACTTTTTGACTTGCACGGGCGTGAAGCGCTCAAGGGTTACCGGGTGGAATCGCTTACCAGGTTCCCAGGGCATTAA
- a CDS encoding NCS2 family permease, giving the protein MQENNKKSFMYKAGRELKKEFFFLDKFFKLSDNQTNIHTEILAGLMTFMTMAYILAVNPEILSAAGMPKGGVFIATVIAAAVGSALMGFVAKYPFALAPGLGINAFFAYTVVLSMGYSWQFALLAVFVEGLLFLILSVVPVREKLFNSIPLSLKSGVAVGIGIFIAFIALQGGKIVVANNATIVGLINFHMVDMHTSGIWAILTLLGIIITSAFLIKGIRGAILLGIFATWLLGIVTEFVGIYVPNPEAGFHSAIPQFGDYLQTLDRSFREFGITCGALFHPESWTLTQGDAIVGQGFSLFKSLDFFVVIFAFFFVDLFDTLGTLIGVSFRGGFLKEDGKLPRISKALSCDAIATSIGAICGTSTTTTYVESAAGVAYGGKTGLTAVSVALFFLLSLLFAPVFMAIPGFATAPALIMVAYFMMTSIAKIDWTNPRESIPAFICMIAMPLTYSISDGIMFGVISYTLINALTGKIKNVHWVMIVLTVIFLLKYALM; this is encoded by the coding sequence ATGCAAGAGAACAATAAAAAATCATTCATGTACAAGGCCGGTCGTGAACTCAAAAAAGAATTTTTCTTTCTTGACAAGTTCTTCAAGTTGAGTGACAACCAGACCAACATCCACACCGAAATTCTGGCTGGTCTCATGACTTTCATGACCATGGCCTACATTCTGGCGGTGAACCCCGAAATCCTTTCGGCCGCAGGAATGCCCAAGGGTGGCGTTTTCATCGCCACCGTCATCGCGGCCGCCGTCGGTTCTGCCCTCATGGGCTTTGTCGCGAAATACCCCTTTGCACTTGCCCCGGGCCTTGGCATTAACGCCTTCTTTGCCTACACCGTGGTGCTGAGCATGGGCTACAGCTGGCAATTCGCCTTGCTCGCCGTCTTTGTCGAAGGCCTCTTGTTCTTGATCCTCTCAGTCGTGCCTGTACGCGAAAAACTCTTTAACAGCATTCCCCTTTCGCTTAAATCAGGCGTCGCGGTCGGCATCGGCATATTCATTGCCTTTATCGCCTTGCAGGGCGGTAAAATCGTCGTCGCGAACAACGCCACCATCGTAGGCCTCATCAACTTCCACATGGTCGACATGCACACCAGCGGCATCTGGGCAATTCTTACCCTGTTGGGCATTATCATTACCTCGGCCTTCTTGATTAAAGGAATCCGCGGCGCCATCCTGCTTGGAATTTTTGCGACCTGGCTGCTCGGCATTGTCACCGAATTTGTTGGAATCTACGTTCCGAACCCGGAAGCCGGATTCCATTCCGCGATTCCGCAGTTCGGCGATTACCTGCAGACTTTGGACCGTTCCTTCCGCGAATTCGGAATCACCTGCGGTGCGCTTTTCCATCCTGAATCCTGGACGCTCACCCAAGGCGATGCGATTGTCGGCCAAGGATTTTCGCTTTTCAAGTCGCTGGACTTCTTTGTCGTGATTTTCGCGTTCTTCTTTGTAGACCTGTTCGATACGCTGGGCACCCTGATTGGAGTTTCGTTCCGTGGCGGGTTCCTGAAAGAAGACGGCAAGCTCCCCCGCATTTCTAAAGCGCTCAGTTGCGATGCTATCGCCACCTCGATCGGAGCCATCTGCGGAACCTCGACCACGACTACCTACGTAGAAAGCGCCGCCGGTGTCGCCTACGGCGGAAAGACTGGCCTCACCGCCGTCTCGGTCGCTCTATTCTTCTTGCTTTCGCTCCTTTTTGCCCCCGTCTTCATGGCGATTCCGGGCTTTGCAACAGCCCCCGCGCTCATCATGGTCGCCTACTTCATGATGACCTCCATCGCCAAAATTGACTGGACAAACCCGAGAGAATCGATTCCCGCCTTTATCTGCATGATTGCCATGCCGCTCACCTATTCCATTTCGGACGGCATCATGTTCGGCGTTATTTCTTACACCTTAATAAACGCCCTCACCGGCAAGATCAAGAATGTCCACTGGGTCATGATTGTGCTCACCGTGATATTCTTGCTCAAGTACGCTTTGATGTAG
- the argH gene encoding argininosuccinate lyase, with product MAQNKSNVKTNSGKTSSAKKGTQTNMWTGRFASGMAQSMVDLSFSLQFDAELIEEDIEGSIGHGKGLVESGVLSKADYKKICDGLASILKDYKTGKNLWQESDEDIHMAVERVLTERIGALGKKIHTGRSRNDQVCTDFKLYMRHRAAEIRALEVSLMETVLDLAKKYFGKMMPGYTHLQQAQPIYFSHYLMSMFFAVSRDVKRLDNFLELHSELPLGSGAMAGSAFPYHRALVAKELGFNGVSPNSIDAVSHRDMMLEFEADLAIIANTMSRYAEDFVNWSTSEFGYLTLHDAFSSGSSMMPQKKNPDSMELIRGKSGRMLGNFSALYTLVKGAPLSYSRDLQEDKEPVFDSVHNVKVILRVMKEALESARFNFDKMHAKMLPALLATDLADLLVESGVPFRDAHHVVGSLVGEAARQGLEFTDLSDEAWASAGVPNVKQMKKTLTFEYSVSRRNIEGGTGPKSVKQQFGKAEAILKKFKK from the coding sequence ATGGCACAAAACAAGAGCAACGTGAAAACGAATTCCGGCAAAACATCTTCTGCCAAGAAAGGCACCCAGACCAACATGTGGACCGGCCGCTTCGCAAGTGGCATGGCGCAGAGCATGGTGGACCTGAGCTTCAGCCTGCAATTCGACGCCGAACTCATCGAAGAAGACATCGAAGGCAGCATCGGCCACGGCAAGGGCTTGGTGGAATCCGGCGTGCTCAGCAAGGCCGACTACAAGAAGATTTGCGATGGCTTGGCCAGCATCCTCAAGGACTACAAGACCGGCAAGAACCTGTGGCAGGAATCTGACGAAGACATTCACATGGCCGTAGAACGCGTGCTCACCGAACGCATCGGCGCCCTCGGCAAGAAGATCCACACGGGCCGCAGCCGTAACGACCAGGTCTGCACGGACTTCAAGCTTTACATGCGTCACCGAGCCGCCGAAATCCGCGCCCTCGAAGTTTCTTTGATGGAAACGGTCCTCGACCTCGCCAAGAAATACTTCGGCAAGATGATGCCGGGTTACACGCACCTGCAGCAGGCACAGCCGATTTACTTCAGCCATTACCTGATGAGCATGTTCTTTGCCGTGAGCCGCGACGTAAAGCGCCTCGACAACTTCTTGGAACTGCACAGCGAACTTCCGCTCGGTAGCGGTGCCATGGCCGGTTCTGCATTCCCGTACCACCGCGCCCTCGTTGCAAAGGAACTCGGATTTAACGGCGTTAGCCCGAACAGCATCGACGCCGTGAGCCACCGCGACATGATGCTCGAATTCGAAGCCGATCTCGCCATCATCGCAAATACGATGAGCCGCTACGCCGAAGACTTTGTGAACTGGAGCACCAGCGAATTCGGCTACCTCACCCTGCACGACGCCTTCTCCAGCGGTTCCTCGATGATGCCGCAGAAGAAGAACCCGGATTCCATGGAACTCATCCGCGGAAAGTCCGGCCGCATGCTCGGTAACTTCAGCGCCCTCTACACTCTGGTGAAGGGAGCCCCGCTCAGCTACAGCCGCGACCTGCAAGAAGACAAGGAACCGGTATTCGACTCCGTGCATAACGTGAAGGTGATTCTCCGCGTGATGAAGGAAGCCTTGGAAAGCGCTCGCTTCAACTTCGACAAGATGCACGCGAAGATGCTGCCGGCGCTGCTGGCCACCGACCTCGCTGATCTTCTGGTCGAATCCGGCGTGCCGTTCCGCGATGCCCACCACGTGGTCGGTAGCCTGGTCGGCGAAGCCGCCCGCCAAGGCCTCGAATTCACGGACCTCTCCGACGAGGCCTGGGCCAGCGCCGGTGTCCCGAACGTCAAGCAAATGAAGAAGACGCTCACTTTCGAATACAGCGTTTCTCGCCGTAACATCGAAGGCGGCACAGGCCCCAAGTCCGTCAAGCAGCAGTTCGGCAAGGCCGAAGCCATCTTGAAGAAGTTCAAGAAGTAA
- a CDS encoding glycine--tRNA ligase translates to MAKKVQDALKDIISLCKRRGFIFPGSEIYDGLANTWDYGPYGVELKRNIKNLWWKKFVTSRQDVLGLDSSILLNPRVWKASGHVGNFSDPLVDCLACHERFRADQLLEDKLGEGCCAGKNFDEVHQMMMDNKIECPTCGKTDWTKPRAFNLMFQTEIGVIEGEGNKVYLRPETAQGIFVDFKNIVDNVRPRIPFGVGQIGKSFRNEITPGNFIFRTREFEQMELEFFCEPGTELDWYNFWRKYCFDWLVNDLGVNKEKLRLREHAKEELSHYSNGTTDVEYEFPFGWGELWGIASRTNYDLTQHQNESKVKQEYIDPVQNKRYIPYVVEPSLGVERLLLVLLCDAYEVEKLENDERTVLHFDPKIAPVKVAVLPLVKKGQVKAKAEELYQKLLNRWNVEYDETQSIGKRYRRQDELGTPFCVTVDFDTVGEGESDPAKLGYVTVRERDSMKQELVKIDELEAYLSAKLGC, encoded by the coding sequence ATGGCAAAGAAAGTTCAGGATGCCCTTAAGGACATCATCTCCCTCTGCAAGCGCCGCGGTTTCATTTTCCCCGGCTCCGAAATTTACGACGGCCTCGCCAACACTTGGGACTACGGTCCGTATGGCGTGGAACTGAAGCGCAACATCAAGAACCTCTGGTGGAAGAAGTTCGTCACCAGCCGCCAGGATGTGCTCGGTCTCGACAGCTCTATTCTCTTGAACCCCCGCGTTTGGAAGGCTTCTGGCCACGTGGGTAACTTCTCTGACCCGCTGGTCGACTGCCTCGCTTGCCACGAACGTTTCCGTGCCGACCAACTTTTGGAAGACAAACTCGGCGAAGGCTGCTGCGCCGGCAAGAATTTTGACGAAGTCCACCAGATGATGATGGACAACAAGATTGAATGCCCGACCTGTGGCAAGACCGATTGGACCAAGCCCCGCGCATTCAACCTGATGTTCCAGACCGAAATCGGCGTGATTGAAGGCGAAGGCAACAAGGTGTACCTCCGTCCGGAAACCGCTCAGGGTATCTTCGTTGACTTCAAGAACATTGTCGATAACGTCCGCCCGCGCATTCCGTTCGGCGTCGGTCAGATCGGTAAGTCTTTCCGTAACGAAATCACTCCGGGTAACTTCATCTTCCGTACTCGCGAATTCGAACAGATGGAACTTGAATTCTTCTGCGAACCGGGCACCGAACTTGACTGGTACAACTTCTGGCGCAAGTACTGCTTCGACTGGCTCGTGAACGATCTCGGCGTGAACAAGGAAAAGCTCCGCCTCCGCGAACATGCCAAGGAAGAACTTTCTCACTACTCCAACGGCACGACTGACGTAGAATACGAATTCCCGTTCGGTTGGGGCGAACTCTGGGGTATTGCATCTCGTACGAACTACGATTTGACGCAGCACCAGAACGAATCCAAGGTCAAGCAGGAATACATTGACCCGGTCCAGAACAAGCGCTACATCCCGTACGTTGTGGAACCGTCCCTCGGTGTGGAACGTCTGCTTCTCGTGCTCCTCTGCGACGCTTACGAAGTCGAAAAGCTCGAAAACGATGAACGTACCGTGCTCCACTTTGACCCGAAGATTGCTCCGGTGAAGGTTGCCGTTCTCCCGCTCGTGAAGAAGGGCCAGGTGAAGGCCAAGGCTGAAGAACTCTACCAGAAGCTCCTCAACCGCTGGAACGTGGAATACGATGAAACTCAGTCCATCGGTAAGCGCTACCGCCGTCAGGACGAACTCGGCACGCCGTTCTGCGTGACCGTTGACTTCGACACCGTGGGCGAAGGTGAATCCGATCCGGCAAAGCTCGGCTACGTGACCGTTCGCGAACGTGACTCCATGAAGCAGGAACTGGTCAAGATCGACGAACTCGAAGCTTACCTCTCCGCCAAGCTCGGCTGCTAG
- a CDS encoding peptidoglycan DD-metalloendopeptidase family protein — translation MKLLVPLLFLVIPFSVWAYEEIVFADDIAETESEFTGNPIVDEADAGNNEKAANEVAAAYSDIEADSSDNASEMSQEEADAELAADMGSGDSAELKTLPKLTLDMTTAFVPTASRRISAPYGIRTYRMHRGVDMGLCHGEDRTIVAAFTGVVTKVRNQGRRKGYGKYVILDHGNGLTTLYAHLASWKVNVGDTLQAGDTIGVGGNTGRSFGAHLHFEMKYHGNYIDPATIFNFEEGTFQSALITIEPQEILAVEEGFQKELSKHRYYKVRSGDCLGKIARKYGISVTRLKQLNGIKGNTIRPGQVLRCS, via the coding sequence ATGAAATTGCTTGTACCCCTATTGTTTTTAGTTATACCTTTTTCTGTTTGGGCCTACGAAGAAATTGTATTCGCAGATGATATTGCTGAAACCGAAAGCGAATTTACAGGCAACCCGATAGTCGACGAAGCCGACGCCGGTAATAACGAAAAAGCAGCCAACGAAGTTGCTGCCGCCTATTCTGATATTGAAGCAGACAGTTCCGACAACGCTTCTGAAATGAGTCAAGAAGAAGCCGATGCAGAACTTGCCGCAGACATGGGCTCTGGCGATTCCGCAGAACTCAAAACGCTCCCCAAATTGACGCTTGACATGACCACCGCCTTTGTGCCTACAGCAAGCCGCCGTATTTCGGCTCCTTATGGCATTCGTACCTACCGTATGCACCGCGGTGTCGACATGGGACTTTGCCACGGTGAAGACCGCACCATTGTGGCCGCCTTTACAGGGGTTGTCACCAAGGTCCGTAACCAAGGCCGTCGCAAAGGCTACGGCAAGTACGTGATTTTGGACCACGGTAATGGTCTCACCACTTTGTACGCTCACCTCGCCAGCTGGAAAGTGAACGTCGGCGACACTCTGCAAGCCGGCGATACGATTGGCGTAGGCGGTAACACAGGCCGTTCCTTCGGTGCACACCTGCACTTTGAAATGAAGTACCACGGAAACTACATCGATCCGGCTACGATTTTCAACTTCGAAGAAGGCACATTCCAGAGCGCCCTCATTACAATTGAACCGCAAGAAATTCTCGCTGTCGAAGAAGGTTTCCAGAAGGAACTTTCCAAGCACCGCTACTACAAGGTAAGAAGCGGCGACTGCCTCGGCAAAATCGCCCGCAAGTACGGCATTTCTGTCACACGCCTCAAGCAGCTGAACGGCATCAAGGGCAACACCATTCGCCCGGGCCAAGTGCTCCGCTGCTCGTAA
- a CDS encoding tRNA-dihydrouridine synthase family protein, whose protein sequence is MLPIHFAPLQGFTESAYRLAHSKFAPGIHTYYTPFLRLEKGEVRAKDLRDLQTEHPYHLVPQIIVRDVEEFNLLTKAVTELGFKEIDINMGCPYPMQTKSGRGSGILPHPEKVREILDAINQAAAEPAAASAPKFSIKMRLGLTSPEESLQLLPLLNSASLAHITLHPRIGIQQYKGALDFETFDKFYSECKHPLIFNGDITDLKQIQYIETRYPKLAGIMIGRGLLANPVLAAQYGGLPCGTATETLLKIHADIAADYARRLQGNAQILDKIRPFWTYADLPKKIRKKIEKSRTFEEYLEAVNELG, encoded by the coding sequence ATGCTCCCCATTCACTTTGCCCCTCTCCAGGGATTTACCGAATCAGCCTATCGGCTAGCCCACAGCAAGTTCGCCCCTGGAATCCATACCTATTACACACCGTTTCTTAGGTTGGAAAAGGGCGAAGTTCGAGCCAAAGACCTCCGCGATTTGCAAACGGAGCATCCCTACCACCTGGTACCACAAATCATTGTACGCGATGTCGAAGAATTCAACCTTTTGACTAAGGCTGTTACAGAGCTTGGTTTCAAGGAAATCGACATCAACATGGGTTGCCCTTACCCCATGCAGACCAAGTCGGGCCGAGGTTCTGGAATACTCCCCCATCCCGAAAAGGTCCGCGAAATTCTCGACGCCATAAACCAAGCCGCCGCAGAACCCGCAGCAGCAAGCGCCCCCAAGTTCAGCATCAAGATGCGACTCGGGCTTACCTCCCCAGAGGAAAGCCTGCAACTGCTACCGCTCCTGAACAGCGCTTCCCTCGCCCACATTACCCTTCACCCGCGAATCGGAATCCAGCAGTACAAGGGCGCGCTTGACTTCGAGACTTTTGACAAATTCTACAGCGAATGCAAGCACCCGCTGATTTTTAACGGTGACATCACCGACCTCAAGCAGATTCAGTATATCGAGACTCGCTACCCGAAACTCGCGGGAATCATGATTGGCAGGGGCCTCCTCGCGAACCCGGTTCTCGCCGCCCAGTACGGCGGACTCCCCTGCGGAACCGCGACAGAAACGCTTCTCAAAATTCACGCCGACATCGCGGCCGACTACGCCCGCCGCTTGCAAGGCAACGCCCAAATTCTAGACAAAATCCGCCCCTTCTGGACGTATGCGGACCTTCCTAAAAAGATTCGCAAGAAAATTGAGAAATCCAGGACCTTCGAAGAATACCTCGAAGCCGTCAATGAACTCGGCTAA
- a CDS encoding cation:proton antiporter, producing the protein MLTSLALIFLLGLLLGSIFVKLKLPSILGMILTGIILGPHALNLLRPAFLDISADLRQLALVIILTRAGLTLDMREFKRIGRSALMMCFVPASVEILGVVLLAPSLMGVTYWEAALMGSAIAAVSPAVVVPRMLKMREENRGVKRGIPQMLLAGASLDDVYVLVTFAAFLALLKGESVSATSFLSVPVSITLGAVVGVACGYALVWFFKHKHMRDTVKVLIILSFAFLLNELEHDISHVVPFSGMIAVVAIAACIYGKHPELAKRISGKFTKFWVAAEIILFVLVGSTLDVAYAFTAGIGAIFVVLGAMFFRMAGVAICMWRTPLNKKERLFCMLAYVPKATVQAAIGGVPLSFGLACGNNVLTLAAVAIMVTAPLGAIFIDKTYKRLVPVDSAENG; encoded by the coding sequence ATGTTGACGTCTCTAGCGCTTATTTTCTTGTTGGGGTTACTTTTAGGCTCGATTTTTGTCAAGCTTAAGCTTCCGAGTATTCTCGGGATGATTCTGACGGGGATTATTCTCGGCCCCCATGCTCTGAACCTGCTTCGGCCGGCTTTTTTGGATATTTCGGCGGACTTGAGACAGCTTGCGTTGGTCATAATCCTGACGCGTGCGGGGTTGACCCTTGATATGCGGGAATTCAAGCGGATTGGGCGTTCGGCCTTGATGATGTGCTTTGTTCCGGCGTCGGTGGAAATTTTGGGCGTAGTGCTTCTTGCGCCGTCGCTGATGGGGGTGACTTATTGGGAGGCTGCTCTCATGGGTTCGGCCATTGCGGCGGTGTCGCCGGCGGTAGTGGTGCCGCGCATGCTCAAGATGCGCGAGGAAAATCGCGGCGTCAAACGGGGGATTCCCCAGATGCTTCTGGCTGGCGCTTCGCTTGATGACGTGTATGTGCTGGTGACTTTTGCTGCTTTCCTAGCTTTGCTTAAGGGCGAGAGCGTGTCGGCGACGAGCTTTCTTTCGGTGCCGGTGTCCATAACCCTCGGTGCTGTGGTGGGAGTGGCCTGCGGTTATGCGCTGGTTTGGTTCTTTAAGCACAAGCACATGCGCGATACGGTCAAGGTGCTGATCATTTTGAGTTTCGCCTTCTTGCTGAACGAATTGGAACATGATATTAGCCATGTGGTGCCGTTCAGCGGCATGATTGCGGTGGTGGCGATTGCTGCCTGCATTTACGGTAAACACCCGGAGCTTGCAAAACGCATCAGCGGCAAGTTCACCAAGTTTTGGGTCGCGGCAGAAATCATCTTGTTTGTGCTGGTGGGTAGCACCTTGGATGTGGCTTATGCGTTTACGGCTGGAATAGGTGCGATTTTCGTGGTGCTTGGAGCCATGTTCTTTAGAATGGCTGGCGTGGCTATTTGCATGTGGCGTACTCCGCTGAACAAAAAGGAACGCTTGTTCTGCATGCTGGCTTACGTGCCCAAGGCGACTGTCCAGGCGGCTATCGGTGGCGTACCTTTAAGCTTTGGGCTTGCCTGCGGCAACAATGTGTTGACGCTTGCTGCGGTGGCGATTATGGTTACGGCCCCGCTTGGTGCCATCTTTATCGACAAGACTTATAAGCGCTTGGTGCCGGTGGATTCGGCCGAGAACGGCTAA
- a CDS encoding type II secretion system protein, translating into MKHGFSLIEILVVIVILGVLAGIGAPKLMGFTEKTKEKADLMKLYYLRDALNKALISSGEALYNSPYLSKGDDSTNIKNRDKLKQYLEKESGVTLFVIEMKGGASMNVQASHGSANNSANMCDLIGDAGTWYDALNEAHFEGVADIVAFRQQTGNNGGIKKDVEKNGKSHSTFTVKEDGSNWRTYPNTPMFMSRELNYGKAAGLDKITSQGNNKTNYRLTMSVQWTGGKEGSHSVEVALLPNGAKMRNKSNGRGGAFLTDNGVCFSTYGDIGCADYKY; encoded by the coding sequence ATGAAACACGGATTTTCATTAATCGAAATTTTGGTCGTTATCGTCATTCTCGGCGTACTCGCCGGGATCGGCGCCCCAAAGCTTATGGGATTCACCGAAAAGACCAAAGAAAAAGCTGACTTAATGAAGCTGTATTATCTACGTGACGCTCTGAACAAGGCTTTAATATCAAGCGGCGAAGCTTTATATAATAGCCCCTATTTATCTAAGGGCGATGATTCAACCAATATTAAAAATCGAGACAAGTTAAAACAATACTTGGAAAAAGAATCTGGCGTCACCTTATTTGTCATTGAAATGAAGGGAGGCGCCTCCATGAATGTCCAAGCCTCTCACGGAAGCGCAAACAATAGCGCAAACATGTGCGATTTGATTGGAGACGCCGGAACTTGGTACGACGCCCTGAACGAAGCTCACTTTGAAGGTGTTGCCGACATTGTTGCATTTAGACAGCAAACCGGAAACAACGGCGGGATTAAAAAAGATGTTGAAAAAAATGGAAAGTCCCACTCCACATTCACTGTAAAAGAAGACGGTTCCAACTGGCGCACTTACCCCAACACACCCATGTTCATGAGCAGAGAATTGAATTACGGGAAAGCCGCTGGCTTGGATAAAATTACCTCACAGGGCAATAACAAAACCAATTACCGCTTGACAATGAGCGTCCAGTGGACAGGTGGCAAAGAAGGTAGCCATTCTGTAGAAGTCGCGCTGCTCCCCAATGGCGCAAAAATGCGCAACAAATCAAATGGACGCGGTGGCGCATTCCTCACCGATAACGGAGTTTGCTTTTCGACCTATGGCGACATAGGTTGCGCAGACTACAAGTACTAA